gctgtgggcctccacccaggtgtgctgcagctgctctgacaaaaataactaacgtttgcaacctcctcctggaaaagagaaagtctcagagcctggatcacagttcttcttgggagggactgtcacatgctcggtgtaagagcatcctatcgacaccacaacttgccatgacaacaaagcacagcatgcgttttaggaactccatgttcaccgagccgtgtcctctttccaaggaccatgctaatgagcactgctgatgcgcactgggccagtggcgcaatggataatgCGTCTGACtatggatcagaagattctaggttcgactcctggctggctcgttcaggatttttttgcattgctctcagtgcagtgtggtcgcggtttgcccctgccggagttgttcggttctactctggagtgaatcgagtttctggggccgccagcacagagcctgtggggtgctctcctgggttcaaaggctgcccctaccgctctcatgtcttggtcccgtacatccctcaggacttccagaagaaaccagtacagccactctcctgggtagacagcagtgacagcttgtaaaccaaaatgtttgctgtgagtctaaggcgttctactgcagcacagatacgcatacgaaaagcatacaatattcaaaaacaaagtgccaacctaaaacaagattgcagtcaaaatgaccacctcagacaagtgtgagcaatgtttcagtctctgttatacgtcggcaaatatgccacacagtgcagacgctcatactactgaaaaggaagttacctgactgagaaaggtataaatagaaatcggagcctgctccaaacgacctggtcagccccaagtgggctgtaaaaacctcctggagttttcattcatttaatgtctggtacaagacactgcgtccaaccagttatgtttgaatgtcaaacctaccccaatccttaaaccaacctcacagtttcctgctgtgttttatcaacctcccaacctaccccaactcttaacccaacctcacagtaacaaacctccatgtgggtttcattgattcaatgtctcgtacatggcacagaatacaacctatcgcagtttattaaaatcacacctaccccagccctaggcccaaccacacggtaacctgctgtgttttattcaattttactcctaccccaaccctaaacacaacctcagagtaagcagtttatatattttttttatttttatgaatgtctactacagctacatcaatcgcaaacccagcctacgtgcggtataagtgcctaccacttagaggtcatccagccgacttgcagtgtaatctcctccacttgtaggtctctgagctgcagcaacacctaagggctctgacacacagacacaaaagaaaccattgcttttaacctactcttggagaggagagagtctccgaccctggatctcaggtcttctatggagggactgtcaggaatcctgtaagagcatcccatccacacaacctcttgccataaaaacaaagcagaatgtgtggtgaaggaactccgggttgacagagccttgtccttgcttcaagcaaagtgctaacaaggtgctgaacagagtgacggtggcacaaaggttagcgcttatgactacggatcagaagattctcggtttacggaaaccaagaaactgtgtatgagagagtgcgtaagtgtatgagtggcacttgtgcaagcggagcagggacgtgccagcgatcagaatgaactggagtttgtgccaagactgggtttcaagagtggcagttcccatatggtctagcggttaggattcctggttttcacccaggcggcccgagttcgactcccggtatgggaaggcttgagtgcttttgcttctgtcccttttggccagcggtcggactgcagctaccttataggatgtggttgtggatCTTCCCcataagccttcgatagctcagttggtagagcggaggactgtaggtgggatgatggcaatccttaggtcgctggttcgactccggctcgaaggacatcttttgcgctcagaaccgctttcttgccttcgccaatTGAGTTAACCAatcctcaaagttcagcatggaggtgaaaaggaagttccctgaccgggaatcaaACCCGGGCCGCGGTGGTGAGAGcaccgaatcctaaccactagaccaccagggaaggtgtgcgtaaaggttggcctcaagtctagctgtgggcctccacccaggtgtgctgcagctgctctgacaaaaataactaacgtttgcaacctcctcctggagaagagaaagtctcagagcctggatcacagttcttcttgggagggactgtcacatgctcggtgtaagagcatcctatcgacaccacaacttgccatgacaacaaagcacagcatgcgttttaggaactccatgttcaccgagccgtgtcctctttccaaggaccatgctaatgagcacagctgatgcggactgggccagtggcgcaatggataacgcgtctgactacggatcagaagattctaggttcgactcctggctggctcgttcagaatttttttgcgttgctctcagtgcagtgcggtcgcggtttgcccctgccggagttgttcggttctactctggagtgaatcgagtttctggggccgccagcacagagcctgtggggtgctctcctgggttcaaaggctgccccaactgctctaatgtcttggtcccgtacatccctcaggacttccagaagaaaccagtacagccactctcctgggaagatggcagtgacagcttgtagaccaaaatgtttgctgtgaggctaaggcgttctactgcagcacagatacgcattcgaaaagcagacaatattcaaaaacaaagtgccaacctaaaacaagattgcagtcaaaatgaccacctcagacaagtgtgagcaatgtttcagtctctgttatatgtcggcaaatatgccacacagtgcagactggGCTAGTGGCGCATACTGTCACCTGTAAGTTGTGGTTATTCTTGGTTACACCGGCCAATCACGTTCTGAGTtggaaccaagattttttttaattcttggtcATGCTGGCCAATCACGTCCCgagctggaaccaagattcaccctattcttTGTTAAGGCAGCCAATCGTGTtccgagttacaatgaacgctatggccaatcagagcccttataccATTCAAGATTTGTACTGTTATAACAGATTTCGTTGCAGATTAATTCAGACAACAATTGCAAactaagtatttttataacaagttggtttaaatgaataaccattacagtaacgttgaataatacactgttaaaaattgtcccgttaaaaaacagtaaaatactggcagctgcagttgccagcaatgtactgttattttacagtatgttgctgtaaaaatacatgggctacattgatttacacaacactcaagtgaactcattttgctcactgaaagcaactgcctcaacttggtcaactgctgaatgagtttatgaggtaatgtgctatatatgcttagaagcatacttataatgataacttattttagttaattagaaaagttcggtttaactctaatgtcttatttttcacaacagcacacatacatgtaaatctggaatcaccagagagattctgactgcatcagcaactaaacagccactatctttaaatagaaaaaaaccatgcagaataacatcagcagttcattgttcatctttaactcatacactggctccactctcctccacaacggtgacagacagaagaaattagcttcaggtcttacagtaaaatactgttttttccttgatttaacagtaatctactggcagctgtggttgccagcaatatactgtttttttacagtctacttccgtagtttaagttaacagtatattactgttaaaatacattttacactgtgtttttacctctcacacctttaaccctttaaaccccagagcatatacttcagtttttattgaagtgtccacactactgagtgttcaagaaacatgtagcaaagctgaagtaaattcattaattaactgactaattaaatgataatggaagattaacaatgaataaatgaagaaatagtgaagggaaaaaacaagaacagaacatacaaaactttagtcacagctttataatgaaataacctgaagaacaacaaatgattaaatcatttaaatgatcagcggatgaataaacaactctacaaacatcatcaccagctacacttattacttaatacatgtatttttgtataacatctactaaagttcttcttgagaaaaagttaaagttttacgtcaccatcatggagaacagagtttgctttagttgggctcttagccctgtcatttttatcatttatatatcttggctgctgcaattgttaagaacttagtttataaagctcctttgttgtggcaagccagccaaaaacctaaataagatctggtgatgttcatgttgctattaaatggcagagtctgttctcatttcgtttaataaaatttactgctcctattcaatgttaaatctattgttttacattatatgtatataaatatatggcaatgatttctggaagtttttaagaatatcttggacaataacactgctctatggtgtaaatcgcactcaaagagacatcaataatcagcatatgaacctcaataatggtgaaaacaaatttaacaaaatttaacaaaattaacagtttaactcacaaacaggcaactgaaagtctaaacataaacaacagcagaataaaacacaaataaagaaaactgttagaccattatacaacatttatttataccgcaatgcatactgggatatttgtacagtgccactcccagcatgcattgcagcataaaacatttgagatgttaccattgttgagatacaaggtcagattcatgaggtctgagtgtgtatttgtcataactgagctgtttttgtatgttatttcttaactgttaagtaattatggAGATATCTTTTCTGTTTTGTTGGACTATTTCTCACTTGCCTCAGTCCACCCCAATTCAATAATCGGTCAGGAGtcaattaatcaaaatcaatGAATTTATTTATCGAGCATAAGTGAATAAAGCGAAGGTCAGGATCCTGGGCTTTTGAAGAACCGTCAGCCAAGCAGTCTGGATGTCCAAAAGCTCTCGAACTCTCTCGACTCCCTCCTTTTATCCATCAGCAGCGTTAAATCTTTTTGGCCACTCCTCTGATCAGTTACCCCCAATCTCTATTGttgccatcagctgttttcaggcAGAATCATCTCTCAAAAGTCTGTGGTCTGCACACACAGATACCTctgcacacagaaacaaaagGGCAGGTGAAAGTATCACTTCTCCTTGACATACTTGACACTACTGACATCTGGGGTGCAGCAAGCAACTGTAGCAAAAAATCATCAAAACACAGCTGAGCATCATAACTTCCTTATAGAATTATCAGGATAATATCAATTTTATTAAAGCATCATACATCATGCATACACAGAAAGCAGTATAAAAATGCTGCATCTATCACATCAGCTTTTCCTCCTAGTCCTGTCTATGAACTCTTGACCTGTGTATGCACCCATCTAGGGGAAGCACTTTTGCAGATCTGTCTCCAGCCAGCACCCACACACAGCTCTTGTGGTTTTAGCAGTTAGTTAGAAACGCATTATTACAGGGGTTAAGTAGAAGTACGCTATATCAGGAGACATCATCATATCTGACAAAAACACATATTGTAAATTATGAATAGTGAGGCAAATGGGAGTATATTCCTCCAATAGcaaatatatatcaaaagaaaagagtgattagtaagacaataaagcaatattttcctCATCTGCTCCAGTTCTCCTTTCTGTATAGAAAAGTCACACGtcacagctgcaacccaaacAGGGACTTTCTGCAAGACTTGTTTGTTAGAGATTTAGTTATTTGACATTATAGGTGTGGAAAGTTCCTgtctcattttaaggtcaaacagAATGTCTCATCATATCATTGCGTGGGCTCATTAGATTATCATGGTTCAAGCAAACACATGCATTATAAGCATGAGCACATATATATCATTCAAAAGAAGCATTAGACTATAGTTTTATTCCTTcactctccagtgtggatcctcatgtggtgattaagggatgaagattggctgaaactcttcccgcattgagtgcatgtgattggtttctctccggtgtggatcctcatgtgtagattaagggatgacgattggctgaaactcttcccgcattgagtgcatgtgaatggtttctctccagtgtggatcctcatgtggtgattaagggatgacgattggctgaaactcttcccacactgagtgcatgtgcatggtttctctccagtgtggatcctcatgtgtttattaaggtgtgctAAGCaattgaaactcttcccacactgagtgcatgtgaatggtttctctccagtgtggattctcataTGTCTATTAATGTCTGAtgagcagctgaaactcttcccacactgagtgcatgtgaatggtttctctccagtgtggatcctcatgtggtgttTAAGAGATGaagattggctgaaactcttcccacactgagtgcatgtgcatggtttctctccagtgtggatcctcatgtgtttattaaggtgtgctAAGCaattgaaactcttcccacactgagtgcatgtgaatggtttctctccagtgtggatcctcatgtgtagattaaggtatgatgattggctaaaactcttcccacactgagtgcatgtgaatggtttctctccagtgtggatcctcatgtgtatattaaggtgtgatgagcggttgaaactcttcccacactgagtgcatgtgaatggtttctctccagtgtggatcctcatgtgaatcgtaagtttgcttttgtttgccaaactctttccacactgagtgcaggtgtaACGATTCTTgtctccccttttcaaaataccatcagtctgtaaattcgatttttcctcaattttgacatgatgttcctcctctttactcccctcatacTCTTCAaataggtctgaaataaaaaaaaacattatttttcaccaagtcttaaaaactctcatcaagaGCTGAAACGTGTAAAGacacattggctacacacactgtaattttgatgcacaataaatgtaaaatgaatcaGATCATACTTagtttggtccattaacgtgtacacatttaagcagattcaattcaattcatctttatttatctagtgcttttacaatgtaaaatgtgtcaaagctgcttaacagaagttatagtaaattgaaactttctctgtgtttcagcaaacgaACCAATATTTggggacatcttattttgacatattctgggaaaatgctttgaaataaaaaataaataaaaaacctcaatacactctgggcaaatttactcccttttcgttatattcatggctgtttttttctcaattggcctctattataacaacatttttttattgcaaagccatgacagcatataatcatgcattaatAATTGTTGGTGTTTTCTGTGATGACAGTCAACATTGTTTAATTGGTCTCCACCCATGGGATGGCAAAAAGGCAAATGGGTGAGAGTATAAAGCAGGGGTCActaatcctggtcctggaggcccggtgtccctgcagagtttagctctatcttgcctcaacacacctgcctggatgtttcaagtatacctagtaagaccttgattagcttgttcaggtatgtttgatcagtgttggagctaaaatctgcaggacaccggctcttcaggaacaagtttggtgaccgcTGGTATAAAGGAAGAAGAGGAGAGTTGAAGAGGGCAGCATTATGTGGTGTGCGAAAAAAAGAGAAGTTGACTGAACTGTTGCAGTGCGGGGAAACGAGTAATGACACCGGGTCGAGACGAGCAGTGTAAACGTAATGACTGGCTGTGAGAAACAAAAAGTGAAAGTATGTATTGAAGCAACGAAGCAAAGACAGCTGTCTTGTTACTAAAGTGCTCGTGACGTCTGTGAACGAGTGCATCACCAAAGACTTCAGCGCAGTGAACACAATCAAATTATCGATTTATCTCACTCGCATGGAGTCAGCTGCCGACTCACCGGCTGGGTTCGTCAACGCACTCAATCTTCACATCCACACCTCCACATTCGCCATTCTCCACTCATTTCCCTTGAACCTCCGCTCTGTGGGTAAGAAGCAAAagtttttggggttttttttttgcccaaattcttcttttattaattttgttttgttttctccttgtactattattattagtattatttttcccCGTTTTCAAATCTGATGAATCTGTTGGCCTGAaatcatttgcattttattttaaactgcattgtatttaaatcaaatgaacattttcatattagtcaataatattactgttttaatttaaaagctgaataaatatagatttacacacatttactcaagcaaataaacaattaatgatgggctaaaaatctgtagatttctgcggcaaaatctgcggaattctgtgtgcGCAGATTCTGGGTGGGCCtaataatgagccatcagacaggtatgtgactaactgtacgttcacaccgaaagcggcgagggCGTCAAtgtagccggaagtcatttattttcaatgagagccggcagtGATAAGCAGCGAGGAGTGGCACGTCTTTGCgggtgtgggcgtcgaggagagttgaaatcaagtcagctttatggtaatgagctatgacgcagttcggcggcaagcaatcagaatgtagaagtccaacgcttgagaggagtccagagaacacagttctcctgtgaactttggtttcgaccacagttgttcccaagggtttatTTATTGTGGTCGCcaaatttataattatttgcaatgtttctcTACtggaacatattttaaaatgttactggCGAGCTACTGACGTGCATTAatgttgtaagttttttttttttttttcttaaaaaaaactgaatgtcatgcgacaatacaaaacagtattgctgcttcaggatattttagACATATGGACACACTGGATAATTAAGTGAAGCAAATCTACatcacatgcaacttgatctctCATTGTTAAACAAATTTGACAATAAGTgagcaacattttcacgctagaaagtatggttttatgcgggaatgtaactgataagatatgctgcaacggcccctttaaatacgagatcaatgtagcgaattttgacgctctcgccgccacAGCTAAAGACAggcagcgttgtcgccagggcggtcAGAGCGACCTTTGATGCACTCGCCACTTTCGTTGTGAACGTACagtaagggggaaaaaaaagtttatttatatatatattttttgattgcagtttatttaaaatatatttagttatcACACAAAACAACTTGATACACTTGTGAGAGTCAGTAAACTGTATACAACTCTGTAAACTATATAAACTTACATATAGCAATTCTACTGATAAATACACTTTACGTATAACTTAAGGCCTGCACTGGAATTTACACGACACATTGTGTACAGAAGACACATTCAGAGCAAATCAACAATGTAAATATAAAGCGTGTGAGATAATAAAGGGTGTAAGGTTTGTAAAAGCGTGAGCATCACATGGTTTTAGCTGTGGTCCAGATTCATGAAAAATCTCAGAGCCTGTGGAGCCATGTCAGCATCAGTCTCTCTTATTCACATCTGAAATAAATAAGCAATCTGATTACATAAACtacattataaacatttttttgatGTTCACTGATACTAGTACTGAATTTACCTGTTGTCATTGTTCGTGTACACAATAAAAACTAGACACTTAACAGATtcaattgatgtattgatctgatctgtacgatcaaaactaaAAGTTTAATTCAAGTTCTTTTTGGCATTATGAGGAGAAGACGCATAAAAATGTGTACAAGCGATCTTCAACCCCCTTATGTAAGAGTCTAATTGTTGTTCTGAGATTGTATGTAATACGGTCTACAAACTTTTTGTGGGTGTTGAAGCTGgcctctgctgatgaaactgcaaactatctacaGTAAACTTTCTTGTAATTGAATCTCTAACTCCTGCTCTTCTTCGTCTGATTTTTGGGATAAAACTGTTGGTCCcctgaactccatataaaagacaaaaactttttgaacaggcctatctaaagggttaatgctgccaactgatgatcaacagtaaaaaataacatgttttacctcttcccaacagggaaaacaccAACAACCTAGAATCCAagattatttggtgtcatggctttgtggttaaaaatgtggttataatagaagtcaatgggttaAAAACAGCCAGGAACACAATGAAAgggtgtagggctgcacaatgaaTCATTTTACTTTCACAATAACGATATTTGTGGCCCACAACcaataattaaatattgtcattattttacagtataaacaCCAAGCCGTTATTTTAATGAGTGGAGTTTATGGATTGTAGCGCAACACAAGCATGAGGTGACTGTGTCTagattgcaagtgtttttttttttcgaggaATGTAATGATGATCAGGTAGCCTCTGCTCCTGTTCAGTCCAAACTTCCCAAGGTAACACAACAAATCTCATTAACTACCTTAAAAACCATCTCAAAGTGGCTGTCATCAGTaggttatgccgagttcagcctgcatgattttaaaagtagtcgtgtcacagatgttttcacactgcatgactatctgggcaagcgtttcgtcgctgctttgtttacactgcaagatggatcggcgacagggactttcacattgcatgactttactataggaagaatcgcaacaacttcgtccaaactacgtctcacagccaaaaacacgtagtatatcttttgttattaactacataatgagaaagaagcctttaatggggtagaacatgtacatgtttgctcacctgggtttaaagggaattagccatttctcctcaacgttgataaaactaatttctttctgtatgaaacatcaaacagacacggttgctcctgtctaacttccactagtttttcctccattttgtgggtccaaataaaccgaaaaagagcacttttaacttctcccccagcctcccgctggcctgcagcaggtatacacacacgcacacacaagtgaaagctgctctctcattggctgtaggcgatcgctgatgttattttcagtcaaaactcaattaacacggcatgatttgaatcgccgacagctccagatatttagcatgccaaatatctcacacgCATCggtgactcatcggcgattctctcagatcgcgtctttgaaagttcatagtATACtttgtgattgtcactcacgtgcatgagcaccgatttgcctgtgatttcaggcatttgtctgcgatttctcaaaacctgtgggcgagccaaaatcggggctaaaatcacgcagtctgaactaggcattaatgAGCTCAGGACAAATCtgttttgcatttttctatgcattactaacattaCTAAACATATTCGCAGAGATTTAGCCATTTTTTCCTG
The Danio rerio strain Tuebingen ecotype United States chromosome 4, GRCz12tu, whole genome shotgun sequence genome window above contains:
- the LOC137490983 gene encoding uncharacterized protein isoform X2, with the protein product MRIHTGEKPFTCTQCGKSFNRSSHLNIHMRIHTGEKPFTCTQCGKSFSQSSYLNLHMRIHTGEKPFTCTQCGKSFNCLAHLNKHMRIHTGEKPCTCTQCGKSFSQSSSLKHHMRIHTGEKPFTCTQCGKSFSCSSDINRHMRIHTGEKPFTCTQCGKSFNCLAHLNKHMRIHTGEKPCTCTQCGKSFSQSSSLNHHMRIHTGEKPFTCTQCGKSFSQSSSLNLHMRIHTGEKPITCTQCGKSFSQSSSLNHHMRIHTGE
- the LOC137490983 gene encoding uncharacterized protein isoform X1: MAFIKEESEDVKIEETFTVKQEDLQEQTDLFEEYEGSKEEEHHVKIEEKSNLQTDGILKRGDKNRYTCTQCGKSLANKSKLTIHMRIHTGEKPFTCTQCGKSFNRSSHLNIHMRIHTGEKPFTCTQCGKSFSQSSYLNLHMRIHTGEKPFTCTQCGKSFNCLAHLNKHMRIHTGEKPCTCTQCGKSFSQSSSLKHHMRIHTGEKPFTCTQCGKSFSCSSDINRHMRIHTGEKPFTCTQCGKSFNCLAHLNKHMRIHTGEKPCTCTQCGKSFSQSSSLNHHMRIHTGEKPFTCTQCGKSFSQSSSLNLHMRIHTGEKPITCTQCGKSFSQSSSLNHHMRIHTGE